Within Epilithonimonas zeae, the genomic segment AGAAAAAGCCCTTACAGAACAATTCGGTCAGGATTATATAGATTATAAAAAGCAGACAAAAAAATTAATACCATTTATTTATTAAACCAAATGAAAATTAGAACGATAATCATCGAGGACGAAAAGCCGGCAGTCAGAAGACTGGAAAAACTATTGGGTTTGTTTTCTGATTTAGAATTAGTTACAAGTCTTAATTCTGTAGAAGAAGCTGTCGATTGGTTTCAGAAAAATGAACATCCACAACTAATTTTTTCAGACATTGTTTTAGGTGACGGATTATCGTTTGATATTTTTGATAAAGTCTTGACCAAGGCTTTTATCATCTACACAACCGCTTTTGACCAATATACTTTGAAAGCTTTTAAACTGAACAGCATCGATTATCTTCTGAAACCGATTGAAGAAGAAGACTTGGCAAAAGCGATTGAAAAATTCAAATCATTTCTGCCAGAAGAAGGAACGGTTGATTCGCAGGAAATCAGACAAATCGTCCGAAAAGAAAAATCTACACTTTCCAGAATTTTGGTCAAAATCGGTTACAATCTGAAAGTGGTTTCCATCAACGAAGTCAGCTGTTTCTACAGCGAAAATAAAATTGTCTACCTCCAAACCAAAGAACGGAATTTCCCGACAGATTGCACATTGGACGAATTAGAAAATGTTTTGGATAATTCTAAATTTTTCCGTGTAAACAGGCAATTTATCATCAGTTCAGATTATATCAAAAACATCCACACTTCTCCTAATTACAAAGTTGATTTGGATTTCCAGCCGAATGAAGAAATTACGGTAAGCAGAGAAAGAGTGAAGGATTTTAAAGATTGGCTGGCAGGAAATTAAAACAAAGCTCCCAAAATAATTCGGGAGCTTAATAATTGATCGGGCTTATCTTCTTGGACCATTCATTGCAAAATCTCTGTCTTTTTTACAGTCTTTGTGCTGGTAAGCCATATAATTCTCATATTGTTGTTTGTTCAGAATTTTTCTGATTCTGGCGTCATATTCTCTCTGGCTCAATCTTTCTCTTAAAAGGTTATCGATTTTCTTTTGCTGAGCCGGAGTTAAACGGATTCCGGCAAAATCTTTTTGATATTGATGATTTTCAACTTTTATGTTTCTCATTCCGTTTTCTCTTTTCTGTGCACTAGCAGCGAATGCGATAAATAAACTTGCTGCTAAAACTAACTTTTTCATAATTTCTAAAATTTTAATGTTAATATTAATTAGCGTTCTTACTTAGTAATATCCAATATTGATGCCTGAAAGTACCATTAATATTGAGTTATAGAAGAATGAAAGTTATTTACCGACGAAGAAATCAAATGTATAGATGAACAATACTTTTAGAATTTGTGAGAATTTTTTTAACTCAAAGGCTTCGGCTCCATTCAGCCTGACAATGAAAAAAGTAGTAGTAGCAATGTTATGCTCAGCGGAGCCGAAGGATTTCAATTAATAAATATAAAAAACCTTTCAGAATTCCTGAAAGGTCTATTGATTGGATTAATTTTCCTGTTTACGTTCTGGTCTTTGTCCTCCTTTTTTCTGACCGCCTTTTTGATGTTGCTTTTGGTTGGTCTGATATTTTGCATATTGTTCTTTGGTCAGAATGCTCTGCAATTTTCCGTCAAACTCTTTATTTTCTTTTTCAAAATTAGCTTTCATTTTAGAATCGTCTGGCCTTTGACCATCTTTCGGAACTTGAGGTCTTTCTCCGGAAGGTTTGTTTTTTTCAAATTTCGCATCACGTTCTTTATACAGCGCCTGTAATTTTTGTTTTTGTGCAGATGTCAATCCATAATCATCAAATTGTTTCATCTGTTGTTCCGTTGTCGGTCTTTCGGGTCTTTTTCTTTCCTGAGTTTCCTGCGCACTGATTGCAACTACTGTAAATAAACTTGCTGCGAATAATAACTTTTTCATAAGAGTAAAATTTATGTTTTTTATTGTTTTACATAGCAATATTAAACAATAAACATTCCTTTAGCAACCGAGGTTTTGAGCCAATAGACAGATGATTGTTTTTAATCGACGAACGAAACTTATTTATAGACAAAACCGACTTTACGAAAGTTTCATAAAGTCGGTTTCAATATTTAATTCTAATTATTTTTAGGAAATCACCCCACTTCCAATCAATTCATCATCAATATACCATGCTGCAAATTGCCCTTCAGCAATCGCCGATTGAGGATTTTCAAATTCCATAAAAAAGCCTTCTTCGAATTGATAAATCGTTGCTTTTTCCAAAGTCTGGCGGTAACGGATTCTCGCCATCACTTCCATAGATTCTCCGTTTTTTAATTTCAAATCTTCACGAACCCAATGAACTTCAGAATTATCGATTTTCAAAGCTTTTCTAAACAATCCTGGGAAATTTCTGCCTTCGCCTACGAAAATGATGTTGTTCTCCATTTCTCTGGAAATGATGAAGCAACTCTCTTTGTGTCCGCCGATTCCCAAACCTTTACTTTGTCCGATGGTAAAAAACTGTGCACCCTGATGCTTTCCAATCACTTTTCCATCTTCTCTTTTATAATTGATTTTTGCAGACAGATATTCTAATTCTTCTTGTTTTGAATTGAAAGTCGGCTGAGATTTGTGATATTCAGCAAAATCATTGAAGATTTCTACAATTTCGCCTTCTTTCGGAACCAATTGCTGTTGAAGAAAAGTGGGCAAACTTACTTTTCCAATGAAACAAAGTCCTTGAGAATCTTTCTTATCAGCCGTCACCAAACCTTGTTCTTTAGCAATTTCACGAACTTCAGGTTTCGTTAATTCTCCAATCGGGAACAACGCTTTTGACAATTGATCCTGGCTCAACTGGCAAAGGAAATAACTTTGGTCTTTGTTATTATCTTTTCCTGCTAAGAGATGAAAGATTTCTTTCCCATTTTCGTCAAAAGTTGAAGTCACGCGAGCGTAATGTCCTGTTGCAACTTTCTCAGCACCAAGCGATAAAGCTGTTTTCATAAACACATCGAATTTCACTTCTCTGTTACAAAGTACATCGGGATTCGGCGTTCTGCCTTTCTGATATTCCTCAAACATATAATCTACGATTCTCTCCTTGTAGAGCTCGCTCATATCGATAACCTGATAAGGAATTCCTAATTTTTGTGCGACCAGAAGCGCATCATTACTGTCTTCTATCCAAGGACACTCGTCCTCCAAAGTTACCGACGCATCATTCCAGTTGCGCATAAAAAGTCCGATAACCTCGTGACCCTGCTGTTGCAAAAGATAAGCGGTCACGCTAGAATCTACGCCTCCGGAGAGGCCAACTACTATTTTCATTTGATTTCAATTTTACGAAACTCTTAACGGGAGTTCTTAGTTTGAGGTTGCAAAAATACAACTAAAATATTCGCTAAAAAACCATAATTTTATACATTGAGAAAATCGATAGTATGAAATAAGCGATAATTAATTTTAATTTTGGCAACTATTCCGCCTTCCACTCCCGCTATCCGCCTCTGGCGGATGAGCTCCGTTCAAGTCGGGTTGCAAGCAATTCGGCCTTTCAAATTAGATTGATAACATTAAAACTCAAATATTATGAAAAAACATTTCACTTTATTAATGATGATGATTAGCTTTTGGTCGTTCTCTCAAATTGCAATGAGTTCCGGAACTCAAAACAATCGTTGGACTTTTGGTGGTGGTTTAGGAGTAGGATTCGGGAGCAATTCTTATTTCAATT encodes:
- the mnmA gene encoding tRNA 2-thiouridine(34) synthase MnmA; protein product: MKIVVGLSGGVDSSVTAYLLQQQGHEVIGLFMRNWNDASVTLEDECPWIEDSNDALLVAQKLGIPYQVIDMSELYKERIVDYMFEEYQKGRTPNPDVLCNREVKFDVFMKTALSLGAEKVATGHYARVTSTFDENGKEIFHLLAGKDNNKDQSYFLCQLSQDQLSKALFPIGELTKPEVREIAKEQGLVTADKKDSQGLCFIGKVSLPTFLQQQLVPKEGEIVEIFNDFAEYHKSQPTFNSKQEELEYLSAKINYKREDGKVIGKHQGAQFFTIGQSKGLGIGGHKESCFIISREMENNIIFVGEGRNFPGLFRKALKIDNSEVHWVREDLKLKNGESMEVMARIRYRQTLEKATIYQFEEGFFMEFENPQSAIAEGQFAAWYIDDELIGSGVIS
- a CDS encoding LytR/AlgR family response regulator transcription factor — translated: MKIRTIIIEDEKPAVRRLEKLLGLFSDLELVTSLNSVEEAVDWFQKNEHPQLIFSDIVLGDGLSFDIFDKVLTKAFIIYTTAFDQYTLKAFKLNSIDYLLKPIEEEDLAKAIEKFKSFLPEEGTVDSQEIRQIVRKEKSTLSRILVKIGYNLKVVSINEVSCFYSENKIVYLQTKERNFPTDCTLDELENVLDNSKFFRVNRQFIISSDYIKNIHTSPNYKVDLDFQPNEEITVSRERVKDFKDWLAGN